In the genome of Nocardia terpenica, one region contains:
- the dut gene encoding dUTP diphosphatase, with amino-acid sequence MRYRKSDPTWFDLVRIYEGDAGVDLRTTNDEVIGPGERVLVGTGIALELPIGTVGLIHPRSGLAAKAGLSIVNAPGTIDAGYRGEVKVCLINLDPRTPIEIRRGDRIAQLIVQRIELVDFECVEQLEEAERGTGGFGSSGGHSSLA; translated from the coding sequence ATTCGATACCGGAAATCAGACCCCACCTGGTTCGACCTCGTCCGCATCTACGAAGGCGATGCCGGCGTGGATCTGCGCACGACTAACGACGAGGTCATCGGGCCGGGGGAGCGGGTGCTCGTCGGCACTGGCATCGCGCTGGAACTCCCAATCGGAACGGTCGGGCTCATCCATCCGCGATCGGGCCTCGCCGCCAAAGCCGGCCTGTCGATCGTTAATGCGCCCGGCACCATCGACGCCGGCTACCGCGGCGAGGTCAAGGTCTGCCTGATCAACCTGGATCCGCGCACCCCGATCGAGATCCGCCGCGGCGACCGCATCGCGCAGCTAATCGTTCAGCGCATCGAGCTGGTCGACTTCGAATGTGTCGAGCAGCTGGAGGAAGCCGAACGTGGAACCGGCGGATTCGGCTCCAGCGGCGGGCATTCGAGCCTGGCCTAG
- a CDS encoding NUDIX hydrolase: MPYLNHVDVHLLLVRDDQIFLARRANTGYADGLWNLPSGKLDPGEDLIAAVMREANEEVGLELERPAMQLATVVHKHAPDGPARVGTFFLATRWVGEPRNAEPHKCSEIAWFPIDELPDDVVPYSRAGIEQWRRGESFGLLDWPHHRLATGAA; this comes from the coding sequence GTGCCGTACCTCAACCACGTTGACGTTCACCTCCTGCTCGTGCGCGATGACCAGATCTTCCTGGCTCGCCGAGCCAACACGGGGTACGCCGATGGGCTATGGAATCTCCCCTCCGGAAAGCTCGACCCGGGTGAGGATCTCATCGCCGCAGTCATGCGCGAGGCGAATGAAGAGGTCGGGTTGGAGCTGGAGCGCCCCGCGATGCAGCTGGCGACCGTCGTTCACAAGCATGCGCCGGACGGTCCTGCGCGGGTCGGGACGTTCTTCCTCGCGACACGCTGGGTCGGCGAGCCCCGCAATGCAGAGCCGCACAAGTGCAGTGAGATCGCATGGTTCCCCATCGACGAATTGCCTGACGATGTTGTGCCCTACAGCAGGGCAGGGATCGAGCAGTGGCGCCGTGGTGAATCGTTTGGCCTGCTCGACTGGCCGCACCATCGACTCGCAACCGGTGCCGCATGA
- a CDS encoding GNAT family N-acetyltransferase, with protein MMWTIRRAESGDGLRLRSLRLQALTDAPEAFLETYDQAVALEPGEWESRIERSRQPGHQLLVVGEAGGIWLGMAGAFVDCDRDSADLTIPVGPQDRWAMLWGMYAVPTVRGQGLAAELCTEARKWAAIEARVSWLGLDVRDSNARAIRFYRREGFEVVARREHRELGVTSLVMVQPVAI; from the coding sequence ATGATGTGGACGATTCGCAGAGCGGAGTCCGGCGACGGTCTTCGGCTCCGCTCGCTTCGACTCCAGGCACTAACCGACGCGCCGGAAGCCTTCCTCGAGACTTACGACCAGGCGGTGGCCCTCGAACCTGGAGAGTGGGAATCGCGCATAGAACGGTCACGGCAGCCAGGGCACCAACTCCTGGTCGTGGGTGAGGCCGGCGGAATCTGGTTGGGTATGGCAGGGGCTTTCGTGGATTGCGATCGCGACTCTGCGGATCTGACGATTCCGGTTGGTCCGCAAGATCGTTGGGCGATGCTCTGGGGCATGTATGCGGTCCCAACAGTTCGCGGCCAGGGCCTCGCCGCTGAATTGTGCACTGAAGCGCGCAAGTGGGCGGCCATCGAAGCGCGTGTGAGCTGGCTGGGTCTGGACGTACGGGATTCAAACGCTCGCGCGATCCGGTTCTACCGGCGCGAGGGATTCGAAGTCGTGGCCCGCCGCGAGCACCGCGAGTTGGGTGTGACATCACTGGTGATGGTGCAACCGGTTGCTATCTGA